TGATTCCCATTAGTATCGGCATCGCAGTCCTCCTCATTATTGTCGTCATCTCATACATTCAAACGATATTTGCCTACCCAGGGGGTGGAGGGTCCTATATTGTTTCTTCTGAGAACCTGGGCAGCGTGTTTGGACGAATTGCCGGTGGGTCGCTTCTAATTGATTACACTCTTACTGTAGCGGTAAGTATTTCGGCGGGTGTAGCGGCTATTGTCTCAGCTTTCCCCGGCTTAAGTGGTCTTGCCGTTGAGATAGCATTAGCTTTACTGGCGATGATTACTTGGGCAAACTTACGAGGTGTTCGCGAATCGGGCGCAATTTTTGCTTTGCCGACTTATTCATTTATTGTGGGAATTTTTATCATGCTTGGGGTGGCATTCTGGAAGTTTGTAATAATGGGACAAACACCGGCAATACCACATAATATTTCCCCTGCTGAAATCCTACCAACTGTTTCTAAAGCTGTTGAACCAATCACTCTTTTCTTTCTCCTACGAGCTTTCTCTGCAGGTTGTACAGCTTTAACTGGTATTGAGGCGATAAGTGATGGGGTGGCTGCTTTTCGAAAACCAGAATCTCGTAACGCAGCAATTACGCTTGGGGCCATGGGATCGCTACTGGTAGTTATGTTCCTTGGGATAAGCTGGCTTGCGAACTTTTTACACATCATGCCAATT
This DNA window, taken from bacterium, encodes the following:
- a CDS encoding APC family permease, whose translation is MLSRLKRFLFGIPIRSEHAHHERLTKFLALPVFSSDALSSVAYGTEEILRVLVLCIPFAMSWNQVDLSTLEKLIPISIGIAVLLIIVVISYIQTIFAYPGGGGSYIVSSENLGSVFGRIAGGSLLIDYTLTVAVSISAGVAAIVSAFPGLSGLAVEIALALLAMITWANLRGVRESGAIFALPTYSFIVGIFIMLGVAFWKFVIMGQTPAIPHNISPAEILPTVSKAVEPITLFFLLRAFSAGCTALTGIEAISDGVAAFRKPESRNAAITLGAMGSLLVVMFLGISWLANFLHIMPITEGPHYQTVLSQIARATLDSGGLYFFIQIATMSVLVLAANTAFADFPRLSYFMARDGFLPRQLMAVGDRLVYQNGIVTLAAVAGFLIWTHEANAH